In a single window of the Bacillus rossius redtenbacheri isolate Brsri chromosome 8, Brsri_v3, whole genome shotgun sequence genome:
- the LOC134534755 gene encoding uncharacterized protein LOC134534755 isoform X3: protein MASREKKQIASKQVTSKKECPPIDKSTIESIGGKTVSSEKKVSLKKLSNQKQLSVKRNSRSAKSNHADAANSNKTNSKNSSLKEKNLHLSTVSKCKSVPKKQTECVKKLKKDTKEPSDSQLKATSKWEPRKKCKTNIFTKQKVMGNLKSRTSVENVADEDSKDLLGLDETSFVNRLFATSVSQKQNQNAKLKKKYKKQICTSGLDVCNGIRSRSAPYLTRSDSPVRVLRNGKKRKLKDPGMFEGLDSIEPTKKRRRVASVTKEGTAESDSGTQNTLGARVECVSVILNPESVGDDELTSLQNAQRSICKDESNDACAQNTKLCELQCDNERAKNTKVNGQCISESCTQEINENKVTQSTSSFDVPITNCSVEDITAITTGTVSSHSTEVKKVDSCGEYNLGKTISNRIAELIKRSKIGETRRSSGSDDEGIIMKQDPQICDDVGLCDELQKQNDSHSNLCESGDNAKTGGIGVSVSFCKDKVTSNSNIGAVISEISCGSGQSLDSADSSNIPDVSSLLELNFSEVRAAISKKIQNCAKESSSGDLTFKDRVSVKDVISNNADNEPLIHSKKPEVTISLELTGPKSSSSEKRESPDCNEKSSVILGQTFQQGLGKSCKRMLEKVGENSSGGLKKAKMQNKPIRTFKKFQASHHRKCYAGPGKKTGITKMFSLNKTSVSVGESAATSSGPEVSCKSGINENLKQQTQIDAKNTLKKCPCPDNCNNHLNYSCNVLTSNGINGKILHENETLQTERIEMLKMMDVFEFRDESEEVSNQGKLLNPTILVGCGDTEISEPDTRMAQRSFSGKDGKCTIATSMDSGVDSAVVDLPTAARNDASERSSEGFGVKSEGSYVSAADFAPNSSICVENLKANTPDPLIADTLNELVMLASEPISTTLSGCKKNDNNLADEVCEQNPCGKTAKGEKHLPKVTASEGSLQTGNCKVDIVSTNKNIDEITLPVDGATQKVKEINPSSGCSTENDISRLESLCSNCSSAENKADVNNVCVDKVELVNHLCTNNFSELFKPKILDTKENKEFDCSVFSEGKDNKCGLAIVTKCEWPGEKILGTSVDNPISNVPNARTLCKESEVVVTDVLNDVLTRVKNWVEGVLDETSQLQGDVGGNVTVNSQVKKMHITENEPVESIQIDLKPEDCLKSEQERSLFCENKQNVKSRTRDTMTGTDLENELKEESISSCGTGSSFKTAQKLKDEAERLSLVEETKVSTADETHLITVTHQPGSDRGLGVVPESGSQAEGIAYLAEGLQKILSMKSSSGEMEVEEEKEAEEVAELGKCEDCCSTKPQRVEPRAAESGESTSVVSARIGHVAAAQEKSCSEEDGRKRVETEEGVSVQSDSASLENRQENSAECTVMEESNEAKDHDSTSEQFVGGEPTTGKEVYGHREPAEDESPEALAVKESILSALGLQSLRAAAAAAAAAAAAAASEGSEKPGYTGTLKTVIKVSRSPDKKNARVQVRAKKIRGADNPGSSTDDALDEREAVELDGVERIKYSIYSESNSSDVNKTSLSPEQGVRKSVKLSCTQRFQNDDGTQVLGEKDSTVTNQDDDGKSSGKQDSNLIIPEKSSSFSIHPQRLCSDVCSYCFGKFGSLDTPCHVAQLKSLERQRNILRIETHLTAESCLCDACYRHVDRKANCPSYKPNRKRQHRSDDSHPKSLCCVQECSLPAYHTVRRKWLLKLKRSIAKKVPIDMEKAPQHLPFPLCSQHYYWVDFFMVCGVCKRKLTRNHMYPLGSEVTDLNKYLIGDGIPVHLTDKIFLCKLCRYFCTLRLKHKDPSQLTGNHKMFFDSYRKRILHYNDIEVMDSNEVAQPIIMPPKSKRRKTKDKEASTETESVGKAKNKSDVMQPTAAASGSVSITSEQQRSEPQVEFICLGNAGSDTNRSGASTPSVDYSTLDTSAGTTTINIVSYDTDTGGKTAKHRAGQSSGHSVLKRPFYPGSEELPLHANFDFHSKLQDERLSKPGEWDKCTATIQFDKQTKKLFQQLQRPYGNHSSFFRHLILLENYWRSGDLALTPNASQRAVSYVTSVNNRISAFEGHSSPLFPVPPATAVISSAPSLPVIDLPLRRPAGSGASPVVVASQGMTVMAVPASSAASVSCTPVFSSIPLVSAPSPSPVFTSPGNFLQGRRVPNVLQVTAGGKSFSIVPNMMQIKQLQALHHKQQLEKQRQECQVSGFVPLITDVRSLPTEAWEQKAHASTQSRQSKVSVTILPKPAPKVAIPALRPGVKPSTVVTPTGIILSKTPELSVIAVPMEANVPVLSSVRSDTPGS, encoded by the exons ATGGCTAGTCGTGAAAAGAAACAAATAGCAAGTAAACAGGTCACAAGTAAGAAAGAATGTCCACCAATTGACAAGTCTACAATTGAAAGCATTGGAGGAAAAACTGtctcttctgagaagaaagtATCTCTGAAGAAATTGAGTAATCAGAAGCAGCTCTCTGTCAAAAGGAATTCAAGATCTGCTAAATCAAATCACGCAGATGCTGCAAATTCTAATAAAACTAATAGTAAAAATTCAagcctaaaggaaaaaaatttgcaTCTTTCAACTGTTTCAAAATGTAAATCTGTTCCCAAAAAACAAActgaatgtgtaaaaaaattgaaaaaagatACCAAAGAACCTTCAGATTCCCAATTGAAAGCTACATCTAAGTGGGAACCCCggaaaaaatgtaaaactaatatttttaccaAGCAGAAAGTAATGGGAAATTTGAAATCGAGAACTAGCGTGGAAAATGTAGCTGATGAAGATTCAAAAGATTTGTTAGGGTTGGATGAGACTTCATTTGTGAATCGGTTATTTGCAACATCAGTGTCACAGAAGCAAAATCAAAATGCAAAGTTAAAGAAGAAGTACAAAAAGCAAATTTGTACTAGTGGCTTGGATGTTTGCAATGGAATACGCAGTAGAAGTGCTCCATACTTAACGAGGTCAGATTCACCTGTGAGAGTTTTAAGGAATGGTAAGAAGAGAAAACTGAAAGATCCAGGCATGTTTGAAGGACTTGACAGCATTGAACCTACTAAGAAAAGACGACGTGTTGCAAGTGTAACCAAAGAAGGTACTGCCGAAAGTGACTCTGGTACTCAAAATACTTTAGGTGCACGAGTAGAGTGTGTTAGTGTTATTCTTAATCCTGAGTCTGTTGGTGATGATGAACTGACTAGTCTTCAGAATGCGCAAAGAAGTATCTGCAAGGATGAGAGTAATGATGCGTGTGCACAGAATACAAAACTTTGTGAATTACAGTGTGATAATGAGCGTGCGAAAAATACGAAAGTAAATGGGCAGTGTATTAGTGAGTCTTGCACCcaagaaataaatgaaaataaagtaaCTCAAAGTACTTCATCATTTGATGTGCCGATTACAAACTGTAGTGTTGAAGATATTACTGCAATAACTACCGGTACTGTCAGTTCTCACAGTACTGAAGTGAAGAAAGTTGACAGTTGTGGTGAGTATAATCTTGGTAAGACAATTTCAAATAGAATTGCAGAGTTGATTAAACGTAGCAAAATTGGTGAAACGAGAAGGAGCAGTGGAAGTGATGACGAAGGCATCATCATGAAACAGGACCCACAGATTTGCGATGATGTTGGATTGTGCGATGAATTACAGAAACAAAATGATAGTCACTCTAACCTGTGTGAATCGGGTGATAATGCTAAGACAGGTGGGATTGGTGTTAGTGTAtcattttgtaaagataaagtGACCTCAAATTCGAACATTGGTGCTGTGATTAGCGAGATAAGCTGTGGTTCAGGCCAGAGCTTAGATTCTGCAGACAGCAGCAATATTCCTGATGTTAGCAGTCTGTTGGAGTTAAATTTCTCAGAAGTGAGAGCAGCAATTTCCAAGAAAATACAAAATTGTGCAAAAGAAAGCTCCTCTGGTGATTTAACATTCAAAGACAGAGTAAGTGTTAAAGATGTAATATCTAATAATGCTGATAATGAACCCTTGATCCATAGTAAAAAACCAGAGGTCACTATTTCTTTGGAACTTACCGGTCCAAAATCTAGTTCTTCTGAAAAACGTGAAAGTCCAGATTGTAATGAGAAATCTTCTGTGATATTAGGTCAAACTTTTCAACAAGGCCTGGGAAAAAGTTGTAAACGTATGTTAGAAAAAGTGGGAGAAAACTCAAGTGGTGGTCTTAAAAAGGCAAAAATGCAGAATAAGCCAATTCGTACCTTTAAGAAATTTCAAGCATCGCATCATAGAAAATGTTATGCTGGACCAGGCAAAAAGACTGGCATTACAAAAATGTTCTCACTTAATAAAACTTCAGTTTCTGTTGGTGAGTCGGCTGCTACTTCTTCGGGCCCAGAAGTGTCGTGTAAATCTGGCATCAATGAAAATCTCAAACAGCAAACCCAGATAGATgcaaaaaacactttaaaaaagtgCCCATGTCCAGATAATTGTAACAATCATTTAAATTACAGCTGCAATGTGCTGACGAGTAATGGGATAAATGGgaaaattttgcatgaaaatgaAACTTTGCAGACTGAGAGAATTGAAATGCTCAAAATGATGGATGTTTTTGAATTTCGAGACGAGTCTGAAGAGGTTAGCAACCAGGGAAAGTTGCTGAATCCTACAATATTGGTCGGCTGTGGCGATACTGAGATTAGTGAACCTGATACAAGAATGGCTCAGAGATCATTCTCTGGCAAAGATGGAAAATGTACGATAGCTACGAGCATGGATTCAGGTGTTGATTCTGCTGTCGTAGACCTTCCCACTGCAGCTAGGAATGATGCAAGCGAAAGGTCTTCAGAAGGTTTTGGAGTGAAGAGTGAAGGGAGTTATGTATCAGCAGCTGATTTTGCACCCAATTCAAGTATTTGTGTGGAAAATCTAAAGGCAAACACTCCAGATCCATTGATAGCAGATACTCTCAATGAACTGGTGATGCTTGCATCCGAACCAATCTCCACAACTTTAAGTGGTTGTAAGAAAAACGACAACAATCTGGCTGATGAAGTGTGTGAACAAAATCCTTGTGGAAAAACAGCTAAGGGAGAGAAACATTTACCAAAAGTAACTGCTAGTGAAGGTAGTCTGCAGACTGGAAACTGTAAGGTGGACATAGTATcaactaataaaaatattgatgaaattacTTTACCTGTGGATGGTGCAACACAGAAAGTTAAAGAAATTAACCCATCATCTGGATGTTCAACTGAAAACGACATTAGTCGTTTGGAATCTTTATGCTCGAATTGCTCAAGTGCAGAGAATAAGGCTGATGTGAATAATGTGTGTGTTGACAAGGTTGAGTTGGTAAACCACCTTTGTACCAATAATTTTTCTGAACTATTCAAACCTAAAATTCTCGATACAAAGGAAAATAAGGAATTTGATTGTTCAGTTTTTTCAGAGGGAAAAGATAACAAGTGTGGACTTGCCATAGTTACGAAATGTGAGTGGCCAGGAGAGAAAATATTAGGTACTTCTGTAGATAATCCAATTTCTAATGTACCAAATGCTCGAACCTTGTGTAAGGAATCTGAAGTTGTAGTTACAGATGTGCTGAATGATGTTTTGACAAGGGTAAAGAACTGGGTGGAAGGTGTTTTGGATGAAACATCACAATTGCAGGGTGATGTGGGAGGAAATGTTACAGTGAACAGCCAAGTGAAAAAAATGCACATTACTGAAAATGAGCCAGTAGAATCTATTCAAATTGACCTCAAACCGGAGGACTGTCTTAAAAGTGAACAAGAAAGAAGTTTATTCTGTGAAAATAAACAGAATGTAAAATCTCGTACTAGAGACACAATGACAGGAACAGATTTGGAAAATGAGTTGAAGGAAGAATCCATCTCATCTTGTGGTACTGGAAGTAGTTTCAAAACAGCACAGAAGTTAAAGGATGAAGCTGAAAGACTATCACTGGTAGAAGAAACCAAAGTGTCCACAGCGGATGAAACACACTTAATTACAGTAACACATCAACCGGGAAGTGACCGAGGTTTGGGAGTGGTACCCGAGTCGGGAAGCCAGGCGGAAGGGATTGCGTATCTGGCAGAAGGGCTGCAGAAAATACTGTCCATGAAAAGTAGTTCAGGTGAAATGGAAGTAGAGGAGGAAAAGGAGGCGGAAGAGGTAGCCGAACTAGGAAAATGCGAAGATTGTTGCAGTACCAAACCTCAGCGGGTCGAACCACGCGCGGCAGAATCCGGGGAGTCGACGAGCGTAGTTTCCGCAAGGATCGGCCACGTGGCCGCAGCGCAGGAAAAAAGTTGTTCGGAGGAAGACGGCCGGAAACGTGTGGAGACCGAGGAAGGAGTCAGTGTTCAGTCAGACTCCGCGAGTTTGGAGAATCGTCAGGAAAATTCAGCAGAGTGCACAGTGATGGAAGAATCGAATGAGGCGAAGGACCACGACTCAACTTCAGAGCAGTTTGTTGGTGGCGAACCGACGACCGGCAAGGAGGTGTACGGCCACCGGGAGCCGGCCGAGGACGAGAGTCCCGAGGCGCTGGCGGTGAAGGAGTCGATCCTGAGCGCGCTGGGCCTGCAGTCCCTCCGTGCcgccgcagcagcagcagcagcagcagccgccgccgccgccagcgAGGGCTCGGAGAAGCCAGGCTACACCGGCACGCTCAAGACCGTCATCAAGGTGAGCCGGTCGCCCGACAAGAAGAACGCCCGTGTGCAGGTGCGTGCCAAGAAGATCCGGGGAGCCGACAATCCCGGCAGCAGCACGGACGATGCACTGGATGAGCGTGAGGCCGTCGAGCTGGACGGAGTTGAACGAATCAAGTACAGTATTTATTCAGAG AGCAATTCTTCAGACGTGAATAAGACATCATTAAGCCCTGAGCAGGGAGTCAGAAAATCTGTCAAATTGAGCTGTACCCAACGGTTTCAGAATG ATGATGGTACTCAAGTGCTTGGAGAAAAGGATTCTACAGTCACAAATCAAGATGATGATGGGAAGTCAAG TGGGAAGCAAGATAGTAATCTCATCATTCCTGAAAAGAGTTCCTCCTTCTCCATCCATCCTCAGCGACTGTGTTCCGACGTCTGCAGCTACTGTTTCGGGAAGTTTGGCTCTTTGGACACCCCTTGTCACGTTGCTCAGCTCAAAAGTCTGGAAAGGCAGCGAAATATTTTAAGAA TTGAAACCCACCTCACGGCAGAATCTTGCCTGTGCGATGCGTGCTATCGCCATGTGGATCGGAAAGCAAACTGCCCCTCGTACAAACCAAACCGTAAGCGCCAGCACCGTTCAGACGACTCCCACCCAAAGTCTTTGTGCTGTGTGCAAGAATGTTCCCTCCCTGCGTACCACACCGTTAGAAGGAAATGGCTTCTCAAACTGAAGCGAAGCATAGCCAAAAAG GTGCCCATCGACATGGAGAAAGCGCCCCAGCACTTACCGTTTCCCTTGTGCTCGCAGCACTACTACTGGGTGGACTTCTTCATGGTTTGTGGGGTCTGCAAGCGGAAGTTGACCCGCAACCACATGTACCCGCTTGGGTCGGAGGTCACAGACCTCAACAAGTATCTCATAGGTGACGGCATACCGGTCCACCTCACCGACAAGATATTTCTGTGCAAACTGTGCCGGTACTTCTGCACGCTCAGGCTGAAACATAAAGACCCTTCGCAGCTGACAGGAAACCACAAGATGTTTTTTGATAGCTACAGAAAAAG AATCCTTCACTACAATGACATTGAAGTTATGGATAGCAATGAGGTAGCTCAACCTATCATAATGCCTCCTAAAAGTAAGCGACGAAAAACTAAAGACAAGGAGGCAAGCACAGAGACTGAAAGTGTAGGAAAAGCCAAGAACAAAAGTGATGTGATGCAGCCAACTGCAGCTGCCAGTGGTTCAGTTAGCATAACGTCCGAGCAGCAGCGAAGTGAGCCACAGGTGGAGTTCATCTGTCTGGGTAACGCAGGTAGTGACACAAACAGGTCTGGGGCTAGCACGCCCTCGGTAGACTACAGCACCCTGGACACCAGTGCAGGTACAACCACCATCAACATTGTGTCGTACGATACCGACACCGGAGGAAAGACGGCCAAGCACCGAGCAGGTCAGAGCTCCGGGCATTCCGTTCTCAAACGACCTTTCTACCCTGGCTCCGAAGAACTGCCTTTACATGCCAACTTCGACTTCCACAGCAAACTGCAAGACGAGAGGCTCTCGAAGCCCGGAGAGTGGGATAAGTGCACGGCGACCATACAGTTCGATAAACAGACCAAAAAGTTGTTTCAGCAACTTCAGCGTCCATACGGCAACCATTCAAGTTTCTTCAGACACCTCATCCTCCTGGAAAATTACTGGCGGTCGGGAGACCTCGCCCTCACGCCCAACGCCAGCCAAAGAGCCGTCAGCTACGTGACCAGCGTCAATAACAGGATCAGTGCTTTCGAAGGTCATTCGTCGCCTTTGTTTCCCGTTCCTCCCGCCACGGCTGTCATCTCGTCTGCCCCCAGCCTCCCGGTGATAGACTTGCCTCTGCGTCGCCCTGCCGGGTCCGGGGCCTCGCCGGTCGTGGTGGCATCGCAGGGCATGACCGTCATGGCCGTGCCCGCGTCGAGCGCTGCCAGCGTCTCCTGCACGCCCGTGTTCTCCTCCATACCGCTTGTGTCTGCTCCTTCACCCTCGCCCGTGTTCACCTCGCCGGGGAACTTCCTGCAGGGCAGGCGGGTCCCCAACGTGCTGCAGGTGACGGCGGGGGGCAAGTCCTTCTCCATCGTCCCCAACATGATGCAGATCAAGCAGCTCCAGGCCCTGCACCACAAGCAGCAGCTGGAGAAG